The Litoribacterium kuwaitense genome contains a region encoding:
- the serS gene encoding serine--tRNA ligase: MLDMKVVRSEFDDIVKQLQKRGDTFGLEKAVALDEKRRELIQSVEELKGRRNEVSKQIPQLKKKGENADELIVEMRKVGDQIKTLDDELREVEAQIEVVMLRVPNVPHESVPTGETEDDNVEVRQWGETREFSFTPQAHWDIASDLDLLDFERAAKVTGSRFVFYKGLGARLERALLNFMMDYHAEHHGYEEVIPPQIVNRDSLIGTGQFPKFAEDVFAIEDEDYFLIPTAEVPVTNLYRDEILKEEDVPKDFVAFSTNFRSEAGAAGRDTRGLIRLHQFNKVELVRFVPPEKSYEALEELTGHAEEILKALKLPYRVVNLCTGDLGFSAAKTYDIEVWLPSYNTYREISSSSNTEDFQARRANIRMRRENGKPEHVHTLNASGLAVGRTVAAVLENYQQADGSVMIPEALRPYMGMREKIEKNS; encoded by the coding sequence ATGTTAGATATGAAAGTCGTCCGCAGCGAGTTTGATGATATTGTTAAACAGCTTCAAAAGCGTGGAGACACCTTTGGTCTTGAAAAAGCTGTAGCGCTTGATGAAAAGCGAAGGGAGCTTATTCAATCTGTTGAAGAGTTAAAAGGCCGGCGAAATGAAGTGTCTAAGCAAATCCCTCAGTTGAAGAAAAAAGGCGAAAATGCAGATGAGCTGATCGTCGAAATGAGGAAAGTTGGCGATCAGATTAAGACGCTCGATGACGAACTGCGCGAAGTCGAAGCACAGATTGAGGTTGTTATGCTGCGCGTACCGAATGTGCCGCACGAAAGCGTTCCGACCGGCGAAACTGAAGACGACAATGTGGAAGTCCGGCAGTGGGGGGAGACGCGCGAATTTTCCTTTACGCCACAGGCGCATTGGGATATCGCTAGTGATTTAGACTTGCTCGACTTTGAGCGGGCAGCAAAAGTGACTGGAAGCCGCTTTGTCTTTTATAAAGGCTTAGGTGCCCGTCTAGAGCGGGCATTGCTCAATTTCATGATGGATTATCACGCAGAGCATCACGGCTATGAGGAAGTCATTCCGCCACAAATAGTGAACCGTGACAGCCTGATAGGTACAGGGCAGTTTCCGAAATTCGCTGAGGACGTCTTTGCGATTGAAGACGAGGATTACTTTCTGATCCCGACGGCAGAAGTGCCCGTGACAAACTTGTACCGTGACGAAATTTTAAAAGAGGAAGACGTCCCGAAAGATTTCGTCGCCTTCAGCACGAACTTCCGCTCTGAGGCTGGCGCTGCCGGACGTGACACACGCGGGCTGATCCGTCTGCACCAATTTAATAAAGTCGAATTGGTCCGTTTTGTCCCGCCAGAGAAATCTTATGAAGCGTTAGAAGAGCTGACGGGTCACGCTGAAGAAATTTTAAAAGCGCTCAAATTGCCTTATCGCGTCGTAAATTTGTGTACTGGCGATCTCGGGTTCTCTGCTGCAAAAACGTATGACATCGAAGTGTGGCTGCCTAGCTACAATACGTACCGTGAGATTTCTTCTAGCAGTAATACGGAGGATTTCCAAGCACGCCGGGCGAATATTCGGATGCGCCGAGAAAATGGTAAGCCTGAACATGTGCATACGTTAAATGCATCTGGTTTAGCGGTTGGACGTACAGTGGCAGCGGTCTTAGAAAACTATCAGCAGGCCGACGGTTCCGTCATGATCCCAGAGGCCCTCAGACCGTATATGGGCATGCGTGAAAAAATCGAAAAAAATTCTTAA
- a CDS encoding MFS transporter, whose protein sequence is MLQTRLMTFRLSTMMFLELFVRSSWYVTAGLVLATHGLGEWIGTMYSFGALAAMLSPILLGMLVDRFFPSQKVLSVLHLLGGVLLLIVPYLIQSQAGQLFAVVLFVYMLLNMPGQALMNTISFHNMSDDAKFPFVRSFGTLGWVVGGMVVGFSGLSSDTSIFVLAGVASIIYSAYALTLPHTPPPAKGKPFSLNDLLFKDAWGLLKDRHFFVFIIASVLISIPMGFYYSFTSPFLGETDMKAISSVMSIGQVTEFIFMLMVPFFLKRLGFKWMFIIGILAWSLRYVIFAVGAGMGWEWLLIGGIALHGICFNFCFVTGFMYAQEKSPKHAKAQAQTLLVFATQGLGVFLGATSGGQLYRVFAGADGVMTLGQWPVFWLIPAGIALLSLLFFTVGFRDKQTEAKAAVQA, encoded by the coding sequence TTGCTACAAACACGTTTGATGACGTTCCGTTTGAGTACGATGATGTTTTTAGAGCTGTTTGTCCGGAGCTCATGGTATGTGACAGCAGGGCTTGTCCTTGCCACACACGGCTTAGGGGAATGGATAGGTACAATGTATTCCTTTGGTGCCTTGGCAGCGATGCTGTCGCCGATCCTTTTAGGAATGCTCGTCGATCGCTTTTTTCCTTCGCAAAAGGTGCTATCGGTGTTGCACTTGCTCGGAGGGGTTTTATTATTAATCGTTCCTTATTTAATTCAATCGCAGGCTGGCCAGCTGTTTGCGGTTGTGTTGTTTGTTTATATGCTGTTAAATATGCCGGGACAGGCGTTGATGAATACGATTTCCTTTCATAATATGAGCGATGACGCAAAATTTCCATTTGTGCGAAGCTTTGGTACGCTTGGCTGGGTCGTCGGCGGAATGGTCGTCGGTTTTTCTGGTTTGTCTTCGGATACGAGTATTTTTGTGTTGGCAGGGGTCGCGTCGATCATTTACAGCGCCTACGCATTAACACTGCCGCACACGCCGCCGCCGGCAAAAGGAAAACCGTTTTCGCTGAACGATTTATTGTTTAAGGACGCATGGGGGCTGCTGAAAGATCGCCACTTTTTCGTCTTTATCATTGCGTCTGTGTTAATCTCCATTCCAATGGGCTTTTACTATTCGTTTACGTCGCCATTTCTAGGGGAGACCGATATGAAGGCGATCAGCAGTGTCATGAGCATCGGTCAAGTGACGGAATTTATCTTTATGCTCATGGTGCCGTTTTTTCTCAAACGCTTAGGCTTTAAATGGATGTTTATCATCGGCATTCTTGCCTGGTCTCTTCGGTACGTTATTTTTGCTGTTGGTGCCGGTATGGGGTGGGAATGGCTGTTGATCGGTGGTATTGCCTTGCACGGGATTTGTTTTAACTTTTGTTTTGTGACCGGCTTTATGTACGCGCAGGAAAAATCGCCAAAGCACGCCAAAGCGCAAGCTCAGACGCTTCTCGTCTTTGCGACGCAAGGGCTCGGGGTATTTTTAGGCGCGACGAGCGGAGGCCAATTGTACCGTGTCTTCGCTGGTGCTGACGGCGTCATGACGCTTGGACAGTGGCCAGTGTTTTGGCTCATTCCAGCCGGGATTGCCCTTCTGTCGCTGTTGTTTTTCACTGTCGGCTTTCGTGATAAACAGACGGAAGCGAAAGCGGCTGTACAGGCATAA
- the pdxT gene encoding pyridoxal 5'-phosphate synthase glutaminase subunit PdxT, whose translation MDITIGVLSLQGAFREHVRAVEALGARALTVKTPDQLASIDGLIIPGGESTAIRKLMDAYGFIEPLKSFAEEKPVFGTCAGLIMLAARIQNSDHVHLGLIDMTVERNAFGRQRESFEETLHIEGVADAFEAVFIRAPSIVSVGSEVNVLARLGERIVAVQQKHWLATAFHPELTGDHRMTEHFLKLVQQSKAALSA comes from the coding sequence ATGGACATCACGATTGGCGTATTAAGCTTACAAGGTGCATTTCGAGAGCACGTACGGGCGGTAGAAGCGTTGGGTGCGCGAGCGCTGACCGTTAAAACACCGGATCAATTAGCGTCGATTGACGGCTTAATTATTCCTGGTGGGGAAAGCACAGCAATTCGCAAGCTGATGGATGCATATGGCTTCATTGAGCCGCTGAAATCCTTTGCCGAGGAGAAGCCTGTGTTTGGCACATGTGCAGGGCTCATCATGCTGGCGGCGCGCATTCAAAACAGTGATCACGTGCATCTTGGTCTGATCGACATGACCGTCGAAAGGAATGCTTTCGGCAGGCAACGGGAAAGCTTTGAAGAAACCTTACACATCGAAGGGGTTGCCGACGCATTTGAAGCTGTGTTTATCCGTGCGCCGTCCATTGTGTCCGTTGGCTCGGAAGTGAACGTCCTCGCCCGTCTTGGGGAACGCATCGTTGCGGTGCAGCAGAAGCATTGGCTGGCGACCGCTTTTCACCCTGAGCTTACCGGGGATCACCGCATGACTGAACATTTTTTAAAGCTTGTGCAACAATCAAAAGCAGCGCTTTCGGCATAG